From Peromyscus eremicus chromosome 3, PerEre_H2_v1, whole genome shotgun sequence, one genomic window encodes:
- the Agap3 gene encoding arf-GAP with GTPase, ANK repeat and PH domain-containing protein 3 isoform X4: MERGWPPGESCSGERPAVCRRALSVCDSLDLHSAPTDRTAAALQAALCAAREQPARPRSVCSGTPGSAPSGARGLLLGLLRPRHGRRGPAPSERPDSPAPSPEPSPAPARRSRGAGERASRPRPTSMTFLEVNRLELAAATEAPGAGLGRTGSSGFLRGASLWSSQRWQVFRGGGGGRSAESPRRGLSALRKSFSFRLRRGQEIRRSESGLLARPPRTRTRSDGDASSLGTFPSRRDLLGADTPCAPPEPGRPRAAASLWKLLTSRFRRREPAPAAPLWSRRAAAAPGLLGASSDSFVNSQEWTLSRSVPELKVGIVGNLSSGKSALVHRYLTGTYVQEESPEGGRFKKEIVVDGQSYLLLIRDEGGPPELQFAAWVDAVVFVFSLEDEISFQTVYNYFLRLCSFRNASEVPMVLVGTQDAISAANPRVIDDSRARKLSTDLKRCTYYETCATYGLNVERVFQDVAQKVVALRKKQQLAIGPCKSLPNSPSHSAVSAASIPAVHINQATNGGSSAFSDYSSSVPSTPSISQRELRIETIAASSTPTPIRKQSKRRSNIFTICATVSNFSSTKRPFQLLPN; encoded by the exons ATGGAGCGGGGCTGGCCGCCGGGGGAGAGCTGCAGCGGGGAGCGGCCCGCCGTCTGCCGCCGCGCCCTCAGCGTCTGCGACTCGCTGGACCTGCACAGCGCCCCGACCGACCGGACCGCCGCCGCCCTGCAGGCCGCCTTGTGCGCCGCGCGCGAACAGCCTGCGCGGCCGCGGAGCGTGTGCTCCGGGACTCCGGGGTCGGCGCCGTCCGGCGCGCGCGGCCTGCTGCTCGGCCTCCTGCGCCCGCGCCACGGCCGTCGGGGCCCTGCGCCCTCGGAACGGCCCGACTCGCCGGCGCCCAGCCCGGAGCCCAGCCCCGCGCCCGCCCGGCGCAGCCGCGGTGCCGGGGAGCGGGCGTCCAGGCCACGGCCCACCAGCATGACGTTCCTGGAGGTTAACCGTCTAGAGCTGGCGGCGGCGACGGAGGCGCCGGGCGCAGGGCTTGGCCGCACGGGGAGCTCGGGCTTCCTGCGGGGCGCGTCGCTGTGGAGTAGCCAGCGCTGGCAGGTGttccgcggcggcggcggcgggcgcagCGCGGAGAGTCCCCGGCGCGGCCTGTCTGCGCTCAGGAAGAGCTTCAGCTTCCGTCTGCGCCGCGGCCAGGAGATACGGCGCTCCGAGTCGGGGCTGCTTGCCCGGCCGCCCCGCACGCGCACCCGCAGCGACGGCGACGCCAGCTCCCTGGGTACTTTCCCCAGCCGCCGAGACCTGCTGGGCGCCGACACCCCGTGCGCGCCGCCGGAGCCCGGCCGCCCCCGCGCCGCCGCCAGCCTCTGGAAGCTGCTCACCAGCCGCTTCCGCAGGAGGGAGCCCGCACCCGCGGCGCCGCTGTGGAGCCGCCGGGCAGCCGCGGCCCCGGGACTCCTGGGCGCTTCGAGCG aCTCATTTGTGAACAGCCAGGAGTGGACCCTGAGCCGCTCTGTGCCGGAGCTTAAAGTG GGCATAGTGGGGAACCTGTCTAGTGGGAAATCAGCCTTGGTGCACCGATATCTGACAGGGACCTACGTCCAGGAAGAGTCCCCTGAAG GAGGTCGATTTAAAAAGGAGATTGTGGTGGATGGCCAGAGTTACCTGCTGCTGATCCGAGATGAAGGAGGCCCCCCTGAGCTCCAG TTTGCTGCCTGGGTGGACGCAGTGGTGTTTGTGTTCAGCCTGGAGGATGAGATCAGCTTCCAGACGGTGTACAACTACTTCTTGCGCCTCTGCAGCTTCCGGAATGCCAGCGAGGTGCCCATGGTGCTGGTGGGCACACAGG ATGCCATCAGTGCCGCCAATCCCCGGGTCATTGACGACAGCAGGGCCCGCAAGCTGTCCACAGACCTGAAGCGCTGCACCTACTACGAAACATGTGCGACCTATGGGCTCAATGTGGAGCGAGTCTTCCAGGACG TGGCCCAGAAAGTGGTAGCCTTGCGGAAGAAGCAGCAGCTGGCCATTGGGCCCTGCAAGTCCCTGCCCAACTCACCCAGCCACTCGGCTGTGTCTGCTGCCTCTATCCCGGCTGTACATATCAATCAG GCCACGAATGGCGGCAGCAGCGCCTTCAGTGACTACTCGTCCTcagtcccctccacccccagcatcAGCCAGCGGGAGTTGCGCATCGAGACCATCGctgcctcctccacccccacgcccatccgcaaGCAGTCCAAGAGGCGCTCCAACATCTTCACG ATATGTGCCACTGTTTCCAACTTTTCATCAACAAAAAGGCCTTTCCAACTCCTTCCAAATTAG